The window TACTATAAAGATATCTTTCTTTTGCTTTTCCTTTTTTGTTTCACGTGAAACATTTTCGTTTAACTGTTGAATGTACTGCTCAAGCTGGCGGACGTTAAGATTGGCTTTTATTATCTTCTCAACAACTGCAGGAATGTTTTCTTTTTTTCTTAACCCAAGCAATGCCCTGCCATGCCCCATTGAAATTTCACCCGAAGATATTAAATCCTGAATTTTATTTGGAAGGGACAATAAGCGAACTAGGTTAGCAATATGTGGTCTACTCTTACCAAGCCGTTTTGCTAATTCCTCTTGGGTTAGCCCTAGCTTTTGCATGAGCATTTGATAGGCAGATCCTTCCTCAATAGGAGTTAAATCTTCCCGCTGGAGATTTTCAAGAACCGCTAATTCCATCATTTGCTGCTCAGTTAAATTCCTAACAACCACTGGGATTTTTTCAAGTTTGGCTTCCTTAGCAGCACGGAAACGTCTTTCTCCGACAACAATTTCATAGCCTTTTATACTCTTTCTTACAATGATTGGTTGAAGAATACCATGCTCAAGGATTGATTGTTTTAATTCCTCAATTGCTTCTGCTTTAAAAATTTTCCGTGGTTGATATGGATTAGGACGAAGCTCTTTTAACATAATTTCTTGTACCGTTTCTTCTGCCTCAGCTTCCATATTTGTAAAAAAGGCATTCAGCCCTTTTCCTAATCCTTTAGCCATTAACAACCACTTCCTTCGCCAGATCTAAATAAACCTCGGCCCCACGAGATTTCGGATCATATATAATGATTGGTTCCCCGTGGCTTGGTGCCTCGCTCAGGCGTACATTTCTTGGGATAATAGTTTGATAGACTTTATCTTGAAAATATTTTTTTACCTCTTCAATGACTTGAAGGCCTAAATTTGTTCTTGCGTCAAGCATGGTTAACAATACACCTTCAATTTTCAAATCATGATTAAGATGCTTTTGAACAAGTCGGACTGTATTTAAAAGCTGGCTTAATCCTTCAAGAGCATAATACTCACATTGAACAGGAATAAGGACAGAATCTGCAGCAGTTAAGGCATTAAGTGTCAATAGACCAAGTGATGGAGGGCAATCGATGATAATAAAATCAAATTGATCCTTAACCTCTTCTAAAGCTCTTTTTAAACGAACTTCACGTGAAATAGTCGGTACAAGCTCAATTTCCGCCCCAGCTAATTGAATCGTAGCAGGGATTGCAAACAGATTTTCAACGACAGTTGGCATAATGACCTTGCTTGCTTCTACATCGTCGACTAGAACATCATAGATACATTGTTCTACCCCAGCCTTTTCAACACCAATCCCACTTGTCGCATTCCCCTGTGGATCGATGTCTACTAACAAGACCTTTTTTCCTATGTATGCTAAGCAGGCGCCTAGATTAACTGAAGTGGTCGTTTTCCCGACCCCTCCCTTTTGGTTCGCGATGGCAATAGTTTTGCTCACGACGTCACCTACCTTCATTTCCAATAAAGTGAAACTCCTCAAAGGGGATTACTCCGCTATGAAAGGTCTTTTTCTAAGTTACATTTTGTTAAATAATTACCATAAAAACGGCTAAACTTGCAATCATGTATTCTATTTTATCATGAAAAGGATAAGAGAATCGTCTTTTTATTAAAAATCTTGTTAGCTAGTTTGGTAGAAAAAGGGGTTTATTTTGACTAAAAAAGCACATTTTTTCCGGACATCTTATTAATTTCACGTGAAAACAAATAAAAAAGCGAAGAGGAAGCAAGTTGAACTTGTTTTCCATCTTCGCATTTAAATATTTCTTCTAATTATTTCTAGCCTTATTTCTTTTTGGGAATTCGAATCGTAAATTGGTAAAAATCTTCAAATTCCTCTTCTTCTGCATTTAAATTAATCCCGCTGTCTGACACCATTGTTAGTGATTGACGAATGGTATTAACAGCAATTCTCATGTCTTTACTGAATGCTTTTCGTTTCGGCTTTTGTTTTATATCGGTTTGATCAAGCATTTTCACAACGCGATCTTCCGTTTGTTTCACATTTAAGTTTTTTTCAATAAGCTCATTAAGCAATTGGACCTGTTTTTCTGGATCCTTTAAAGGAATGAGAGATCGGGCATGTCGTTCAGTAATCAGTTTATTTAATAGTGCATCCCGGACTTCTTGAGGTAACTTTAGAAGACGAAGCTTATTGGCAACAGTTGACTGCCCTTTTCCAAGTCGTTGAGCAAGAGCTTCTTGAGTCAAATTGTGAAGTTCAAGAAGTTTACCATATGCCACTGCTTCTTCAATAGGAGATAATTCTTCCCGCTGAAGGTTTTCAATTAAAGCAACTGATGCTGTTTCGGTATCATTTAAATTTTTGATTATCGTTGGAGCTTCTAGCCAACCGAGTTTTTTCATTGCTCTCCAACGACGTTCCCCAGCGATAATTTCAAATCGATCATTTTCGAATTCTCTTACAACAATCGGTTGAATAATCCCATGGGTATGTATGGTTCTTGCCAATTCTTCAATTTTATCATCATCAAAAACTGTTCTAGGTTGAAAACGGTTCGCAACTATTTTGTTTATCGGAATTTTTCTTATCTCCTCATGCTCACTCGTTTCCTCAAGCTCACTCGATTGCTCTTCATCTATGCCAATCTCAACCTGTTCCCCCTTTTCGCCCAGGCCAAAAAAGCGTGAAAAAGAATTCTTCATCACCCAGCACCACCTTTACGAAACTCCCTAAAATAGATTCTCTATATAACATTAAGATTCCTGCCGAGCTTCTATCCCATTAAACAAATTATGCCACAATACGAAGAAAAAAGGTATCCTATTCAATTGGTGTTTTATTAGGAGTTCCTGGTTTTCTCGGATATTGCTTTGGAGTGGATTTCATTTTGTTCACAATTAACAAATTCCGTTCACTTTCCTCTATAGGTAGCATGAAGGAATGAACAGTAGTTAATTTTCCACCCATAACTGTAATTGCTTTATTGGCTGCTTCAAGTTCTTCTGATGCACTTTGAGCCTTCATCGCAATGAAGGTTCCTCCCACTTTAGCAAGTGGTAAGCAAAGTTCTGTTAACACTGACATTCTTGCAACAGCTCTCGCCATCACAACGTCATATTGTTCACGATGTTTAGGGTTTCTCCCAAATGTTTCAGCCCGATCATGAATAAACCGAACATTGTCTAGTTTTAATTTATCTGCTAGATGTTCTAAGAAATGGATCCGTTTATTCAAGGAATCCACAATGGTTACATGAATATTAGGAAAGGCTATTTTAATTGGTATACTTGGAAATCCAGCGCCAGCGCCGACATCACAAATATTTAATGGTTGATTAAAATCAAAGTAAAAGGAAGCTGAAATGGAATCGAAAAAATGCTTAAGATAAACGGATTCTTTTTCCGTAATAGCAGTTAAGTTCATCTTTTCATTCCATTCAACCAGTGTTTGATAATATTGTTCATACTGTTCGAGTTGGTGAGGAGAAAGACTGATCCCCTTCTCCGCCAACATCGTTTGAAATTGCTCTATATTCATAGGAAATGCCTTCCTTTTTTACAAATTAGGCTCTATTAAACATGTCTGTTGATTTCCGCTGCAGGCACTAGCGCACCTTAGGGGCGGGCGGTGAGCCTCCTCGGCGCTAAGCGCCTGTGGGGTCTCACCTGTCCCGCTGCTCCCGCAGGAGTCTCGCTGTATCCGTTCCAATCAACAGAATGCTCAAAAATCAACATTGTTCTTTAACACATCCAAAAATTAAATTAATCCCTTGAAACACGTACTATTTTTCCTTGTTCAATATAAACCAACAAAATTGAAATATCGGCTGGATTCACCCCTGAAATTCTTGATGCTTGGGCAATTGATAACGGTTGAACTTTCTTTAATTTCTGACGTGCTTCAGTTGCTATGCCTGTTACAGCATCATAATCAATATTTTCAGGGATTTTTTTGTCTTCCATTTTCTTTAATCGGTCAACCTGCTGTAATGACTTCTCAATATAACCCTCATATTTAGTTTGAATTTCAACTTGTTCTTTAACTTCTGAATCAAGTAAAACTTCACTTGGTATAAGGAGGTCAATATGATCATAGGTCATTTCAGGACGTTTCAAGAGATCAGATGCTCTCACGCCATCCTTCAGCTCACTTCCACCTTGCGCTTTAATAAGCTCTTGGACTTGCTCTGTCGGTTTAATAAAGATAGAATTTAACCGTTTTTTCTCTTCCTCAATCATTTCTTTCTTTTCCAAAAATCTTTGGTAACGATCTTCTGAAATTAATCCCATCTGATGACCAATTTCCGTTAAACGTAAATCAGCATTATCGTGACGTAATAACAAACGATATTCTGCCCTTGAAGTTAGTAATCGGTATGGTTCATTCGTTCCCTTTGTCACAAGATCATCTATTAATACACCAATATAGGCATCAGATCTACCAAGAATCATTTCTTGTCTAGCTAATGCTTTTCTTCCTGCATTAATTCCGGCAACTAATCCTTGGCCTGCTGCTTCTTCATAACCAGATGTTCCATTAATTTGACCTGCAGTAAAGAGATTTTTAACCACTTTTGTTTCAAGTGTTGGCCAAAGCTGGGTCGGAACAACAGCATCGTATTCAATTGCATATCCAGAACGCATCATTTCAGCGTTTTCAAGACCTGAGATAGATCTAATAATTTGCCTTTGAACGTCTTCAGGAAGACTAGTCGACAATCCTTGAACATATACTTCTTGGGTATTGCGTCCTTCTGGTTCCAAGAAGATTTGATGGCGCGGTTTATCATTGAATCGAACCACTTTATCCTCAATCGAAGGACAGTAACGCGGACCTGTTCCTTTTATCATCCCCGAAAACATAGGAGAACGATGTAAATTGCTATCAATGATATGATGCGTATTTTCATTCGTATACGTTAACCAGCATGGGAGCTGATCGGTAATAAATTTCGTTGTTTCGTAAGAAAACGCACGAGGAACTTCATCACCTGGTTGAATTTCTGCCTTACTATAATCAATAGTATGACTGTTGACCCGTGGAGGCGTTCCTGTTTTAAAGCGAACTAATTCTAAGCCTAGCTCTTGTAAATGCTCAGATAATCTTACGGAAGGCTGTTGATTATTAGGACCACTGGAGTATTTCAAATCTCCAATAATGATTTCTCCCTTTAAATACGTACCCGTTGTGATAACCACAGTCGTCGAACGATAAATTGCTCCAGTTTTTGTAATCATCCCTTTGCATACTCCATCTTCAACGATTAGAGTTTCAGCCATTCCCTGGAGCAAGGTGATGTTAGGCTCATTTTCAAGTGTTTTTTTCATTTCATGCTGATAAGCAAACTTATCAGCCTGTGCACGTAATGCTCTTACAGCTGGACCTTTTCCAGTATTCAGCATTCTCATTTGGATATAGGTCTTATCAATATTTTTTCCCATTTCCCCACCAAGGGCATCAATTTCCCGAACGACAATTCCCTTTGCAGGTCCCCCAATTGATGGGTTACATGGCATAAATGCAACCATGTCTAAATTGATGGTGATTACTAAAGTTTTTGCTCCAAGGCGTGCTGCAGCAAGTCCTGCTTCACAGCCAGCATGCCCTGCACCGATGACAATCACGTCATAATTTCCGGCCTCATATTGCATTAAGATAATCTCCTAACTGTTTCAAATTATTTCTGGCGCCAGTCCATACGTAGGCTTTGGCTTTTTATTTATCCAGCTCCAAGCGCCATCGGCTTGATGGTCATAAGCTAATCACCGACAAACAGGCGCCCTACGCTTTTTCTTATTTTCCTAAACAAAATTGAGAAAAAAGTTGATCTATTAGACTTTCATGAACGCTTTCTCCGATGATTTCTCCAAGTAATTCCCATGTTCTCGTAACATCGATTTGCACAATATCAATTGGGATCCCAATATCTATTCCATTAATTGCTTCCTCGATTGCATGGACGGCTTGATTTAATAAAGCAATATGGCGACTATTAGAAACATATGTTAGATCACCAGACTCTATTGAACCAGAAAAAAACAATGAAGCAATCGCTTCCTCAAGCTCATCGACTCCACGATCTTCTAATAACGAAGTCGTAACAATTTTATGGTTTAATGCTAGTTCATTAACAGTTTCCATATCTATTTGCTGCGGTAAATCTGTCTTATTTATAATCACGATAACATCCATGCCTTCAACTGCTCGAAAAATATTACGGTCCTCTTCTGTGAACTCATCAGAATAATTTAATACAAGTAAAATTAAATCTGCTTCTTTTAAAACCTGCCTTGAACGTTCAACACCAATTCTTTCTACAATATCCTCTGTTTCACGAATTCCAGCAGTATCCAAAAGCTTTAACGGTACACCGCGTACATTCACATATTCCTCAATCACATCTCTGGTTGTTCCAGGGATGTCCGTAACAATCGCCTTGTTTTCATGAACTAAGCTATTTAACAATGATGACTTACCAACATTCGGACGACCAATGATTACAGTTGAGAGGCCTTCACGGAGAATTTTCCCTTGCTGAGAGGTTTGTAAAAGCTTCTCAATTTCATTTCGAACATATGTAGCTTTTTCAATTAACATCACATGAGTCATTTCTTCCACATCATCATATTCCGGATAATCTATGTTAACCTCGACTTGGGCGAGGATTTCTAAAATTTCCTGGCGAAGCTTTTGAATCAATTTAGAAAGGCGACCTTCCATTTGCCCCAATGCTACATTCATGGCTCGATCCGTTTTAGCACGAATTAAATCCATTACGGCCTCGGCCTGAGATAAGTCAATCCGTCCATTCAAAAATGCTCGTTTTGTAAATTCTCCTGGTTCTGCAAGTTGTGCGCCATAGTTTAATACTAATTGTAAAACTCGATTAACAGACACGATTCCACCATGACAATTTATTTCAACAACATCTTCTTTTGTAAAAGTCCTAGGGCCCTTCATCACAGAAACCATGACCTCTTCTACTACTTGCTCTGTTTTTGGATCAATCAAATGTCCATAATGAATCGTATGTGATTGCACACTCGCTATCCTTTTTCCATTCACTCCCCGAAAAAGCTTGTCAACAATTGAAATTGCTTCATCCCCGCTTAATCGGACAATTGCAATCGCTCCCTCTCCCATTGGAGTAGAAATTGCAGCAATTGTATCAAATTCCAAATTGTTTCACCTCCATATCAACATTTTTCCTTCTATATTATCCGTGACCTGTTTATCATTCATCAATTTCCGTTTGTATCCCTAAATTACTAGAATAACACAAGCTACTTTCATACAAAAGTCCTATCAAGTTGTTATCCACAACAAGGTTTTATTATGACTTATTTTAACTTATCCACATGTGAATAACAATAAAACCCACCATTTTACCCTTTCTTTTTATCTAATAGTTGTCCTGCTGTGATTAGTTAATTTATTAAAGTTAATTTATTGCAAAAAAAAACCACTCCTGAGGAATGGTTTTTATTTTGGTGCTATAACAATATGGCGGTACGGTTCTGTACCATCTGAAAAAGTTTTAATTTTTTTATTATCGACTAAAGCTGAATGAATTACTTTTCGCTCATATGAAGGCATTGGTTCTAGAGCAACATTTTTCCCTGTTTTCACAGCTTTTTGTGCTAGTCGTCCAGCTAATTGGATCAATGTTTCGTTCCTTCTTTTTCGATAATCTTCAGCATCTAACATAACAGTTAAATATTGATCTGAAAAACGATTTAATACTAGCTGTGTGAGATATTGGAGGGAATTTAACGTTTGTCCTCTTTTTCCAATCAAAAGAGCAATTTTTCCTCCTGATAAA of the Bacillus sp. 1NLA3E genome contains:
- the rsmG gene encoding 16S rRNA (guanine(527)-N(7))-methyltransferase RsmG, yielding MNIEQFQTMLAEKGISLSPHQLEQYEQYYQTLVEWNEKMNLTAITEKESVYLKHFFDSISASFYFDFNQPLNICDVGAGAGFPSIPIKIAFPNIHVTIVDSLNKRIHFLEHLADKLKLDNVRFIHDRAETFGRNPKHREQYDVVMARAVARMSVLTELCLPLAKVGGTFIAMKAQSASEELEAANKAITVMGGKLTTVHSFMLPIEESERNLLIVNKMKSTPKQYPRKPGTPNKTPIE
- a CDS encoding ParA family protein — its product is MSKTIAIANQKGGVGKTTTSVNLGACLAYIGKKVLLVDIDPQGNATSGIGVEKAGVEQCIYDVLVDDVEASKVIMPTVVENLFAIPATIQLAGAEIELVPTISREVRLKRALEEVKDQFDFIIIDCPPSLGLLTLNALTAADSVLIPVQCEYYALEGLSQLLNTVRLVQKHLNHDLKIEGVLLTMLDARTNLGLQVIEEVKKYFQDKVYQTIIPRNVRLSEAPSHGEPIIIYDPKSRGAEVYLDLAKEVVVNG
- a CDS encoding ParB/RepB/Spo0J family partition protein, whose product is MAKGLGKGLNAFFTNMEAEAEETVQEIMLKELRPNPYQPRKIFKAEAIEELKQSILEHGILQPIIVRKSIKGYEIVVGERRFRAAKEAKLEKIPVVVRNLTEQQMMELAVLENLQREDLTPIEEGSAYQMLMQKLGLTQEELAKRLGKSRPHIANLVRLLSLPNKIQDLISSGEISMGHGRALLGLRKKENIPAVVEKIIKANLNVRQLEQYIQQLNENVSRETKKEKQKKDIFIVEQESYLRERFGTTVNIKKSKNKGKIEIEFLTKEDLERILELLETAHFPS
- the noc gene encoding nucleoid occlusion protein gives rise to the protein MKNSFSRFFGLGEKGEQVEIGIDEEQSSELEETSEHEEIRKIPINKIVANRFQPRTVFDDDKIEELARTIHTHGIIQPIVVREFENDRFEIIAGERRWRAMKKLGWLEAPTIIKNLNDTETASVALIENLQREELSPIEEAVAYGKLLELHNLTQEALAQRLGKGQSTVANKLRLLKLPQEVRDALLNKLITERHARSLIPLKDPEKQVQLLNELIEKNLNVKQTEDRVVKMLDQTDIKQKPKRKAFSKDMRIAVNTIRQSLTMVSDSGINLNAEEEEFEDFYQFTIRIPKKK
- the mnmG gene encoding tRNA uridine-5-carboxymethylaminomethyl(34) synthesis enzyme MnmG, with product MQYEAGNYDVIVIGAGHAGCEAGLAAARLGAKTLVITINLDMVAFMPCNPSIGGPAKGIVVREIDALGGEMGKNIDKTYIQMRMLNTGKGPAVRALRAQADKFAYQHEMKKTLENEPNITLLQGMAETLIVEDGVCKGMITKTGAIYRSTTVVITTGTYLKGEIIIGDLKYSSGPNNQQPSVRLSEHLQELGLELVRFKTGTPPRVNSHTIDYSKAEIQPGDEVPRAFSYETTKFITDQLPCWLTYTNENTHHIIDSNLHRSPMFSGMIKGTGPRYCPSIEDKVVRFNDKPRHQIFLEPEGRNTQEVYVQGLSTSLPEDVQRQIIRSISGLENAEMMRSGYAIEYDAVVPTQLWPTLETKVVKNLFTAGQINGTSGYEEAAGQGLVAGINAGRKALARQEMILGRSDAYIGVLIDDLVTKGTNEPYRLLTSRAEYRLLLRHDNADLRLTEIGHQMGLISEDRYQRFLEKKEMIEEEKKRLNSIFIKPTEQVQELIKAQGGSELKDGVRASDLLKRPEMTYDHIDLLIPSEVLLDSEVKEQVEIQTKYEGYIEKSLQQVDRLKKMEDKKIPENIDYDAVTGIATEARQKLKKVQPLSIAQASRISGVNPADISILLVYIEQGKIVRVSRD
- the mnmE gene encoding tRNA uridine-5-carboxymethylaminomethyl(34) synthesis GTPase MnmE, translated to MEFDTIAAISTPMGEGAIAIVRLSGDEAISIVDKLFRGVNGKRIASVQSHTIHYGHLIDPKTEQVVEEVMVSVMKGPRTFTKEDVVEINCHGGIVSVNRVLQLVLNYGAQLAEPGEFTKRAFLNGRIDLSQAEAVMDLIRAKTDRAMNVALGQMEGRLSKLIQKLRQEILEILAQVEVNIDYPEYDDVEEMTHVMLIEKATYVRNEIEKLLQTSQQGKILREGLSTVIIGRPNVGKSSLLNSLVHENKAIVTDIPGTTRDVIEEYVNVRGVPLKLLDTAGIRETEDIVERIGVERSRQVLKEADLILLVLNYSDEFTEEDRNIFRAVEGMDVIVIINKTDLPQQIDMETVNELALNHKIVTTSLLEDRGVDELEEAIASLFFSGSIESGDLTYVSNSRHIALLNQAVHAIEEAINGIDIGIPIDIVQIDVTRTWELLGEIIGESVHESLIDQLFSQFCLGK
- the jag gene encoding RNA-binding cell elongation regulator Jag/EloR; the protein is MKQVTATGQTVEEAVEEALAQLKTTKDRTEVVIIDEGKKGIFRIFGSRPAVVKVTVIIDPIEEAKKYIAEVSDKMGVNVEIECIREGKHIYFILSGGKIALLIGKRGQTLNSLQYLTQLVLNRFSDQYLTVMLDAEDYRKRRNETLIQLAGRLAQKAVKTGKNVALEPMPSYERKVIHSALVDNKKIKTFSDGTEPYRHIVIAPK